The following proteins are co-located in the Vigna unguiculata cultivar IT97K-499-35 chromosome 9, ASM411807v1, whole genome shotgun sequence genome:
- the LOC114164111 gene encoding cyclin-H1-1-like: MADFMTSTQRAKWIFTSQDLIMKHREANQRARQILGEYGTTLMEVDGNGSLSYPEPRNTTKDNAEKHSGTKPLSIEQEKCVRASYEILVQNICKGFNLPRKVKATALIFFKRFYLKWSVMEHQPKHIMLACIYAACKIEENYVSAEELSKAEVSRDHQMILNYEMIVYQSLEFDLIVYAPYRSVEGFINDMEEFCNCYVGDDQLQRLKTLQEKADLEVDKIMLTDASLLFPPGQLALAALRNANAVHKVIDFDSYLTSIFSRQSSMHTMSELSESLNSIDDWVSKYECPSDKELKYIGRKLKSCWGLSSHDERKKREKKSKPKSEKSSKEAQSSMASPV; the protein is encoded by the exons ATGGCTGATTTCATGACCTCTACCCAACGAGCTAAATGGATTTTCACTTCTCAAGATCTG ATTATGAAACATCGAGAAGCGAATCAAAGAGCAAGACAAATTCTAGGGGAG taTGGAACAACTCTAATGGAAGTAGATGGTAATGGGTCTTTATCGTATCCTGAACCACGCAATACCACAAAGGACAATG CTGAAAAGCATTCTGGGACAAAACCTCTTAGTATTGAACAAGAAAAATGTGTAAGGGCCAGTTATGAAATCTTGGTTCAGAATATATGTAAAGGATTCAACTTACCTCGCAAGGTCAAG GCAACGgcccttatattttttaaaagattctaTTTGAAATGGTCGGTGATGGAACATCAGCCAAAACATATAAT GTTGGCATGCATATATGCTGCTTGtaagatagaagaaaattaTGTGTCAGCTGAGGAGCTTAGTAAGGCCGAGGTTTCACGGGATCATCAAATGATTCTCAATTACGAAATGATAGTCTATCAG AGTTTGGAATTTGATCTTATTGTTTATGCGCCGTATCGCTCAGTTGAAGGTTTCATAAATGATATGGAG GAGTTCTGCAACTGCTATGTTGGTGATGATCAGCTCCAAAGGCTCAAG ACTCTGCAAGAAAAAGCAGACTTGGAAGTTGATAAAATCATGCTTACAGATGCATCACTTTTATTTCCTCCTGGGCAG TTGGCCTTGGCTGCTCTGCGCAACGCAAATGCCGTCCATAAAGTTATTGACTTTGATAG TTATCTTACGAGCATTTTTTCCCGTCAGAGTTCCATGCATACAATGTCCGAACTTTCTGAATCACTGAATTCTATTGATGATTGG GTTAGCAAATACGAGTGTCCTTCTGACAAGGAATTGAAATATATTGGCCGAAAACTAAAGTCTTGTTGGGGTCTTAGCTCTCATGACGA GAGAAAGAAGCGGGAGAAGAAATCTAAGCCCAAGTCTGAGAAAAGCTCAAAAGAAGCACAAAGTTCTATGGCATCTCCTGTATAG